One Mustela nigripes isolate SB6536 chromosome 5, MUSNIG.SB6536, whole genome shotgun sequence DNA segment encodes these proteins:
- the LOC132018087 gene encoding LOW QUALITY PROTEIN: RNA-binding protein EWS-like (The sequence of the model RefSeq protein was modified relative to this genomic sequence to represent the inferred CDS: deleted 1 base in 1 codon), producing the protein MASTDYSTYSQAAAQQGYSAYTAQPTQGYAQTTQAYGQQSYGTYGQPTDVSYTQAQTTATYGQTAYATSYGQPPAGYTTPTAPQAYSQPVQGYGTGAYDTTTATVTTTQASYAAQSAYGIQPAYPAYGQQPAATTPARPQDGNKPAETSQPQSSTGGYNQPSLGYGQSNYSYPQVPGSYPMQPVTAPPSYPPTSYSSTQPTSYDQSSYSQQNTYGQPSSYGQQSSYGQQSSYGQQPPTSYPPQTGSYSQAPSQYSQQSSSYGQQSSFRQDHPSSMGVYGQESGGFSGPGENRSMSGPDNRGRGRGGFDRGGMSRGGRGGGRGGMGAGERGGFNKPGGPMDEGPDLDLGPPVDPDEDSDNSAIYVQGLNDNVTLDDLADFFKQCGVVKMNKRTGQPMIHIYLDKETGKPKGDATVSYEDPPTAKAAVEWFDGKDFQGSKLKVSLARKKPPMNSLRGGMPPREGRGMPPPLRAGPGGPGGPGGPMGRMGGRGGDRGGFPPRGPRGSRGNPSGGGNVQHRAGDWQCPNPGCGNQNFAWRTECNQCKAPKPEGFLPPPFPPPGGDRGRGGPGGMRGGRGGLMDRGGPGGMFRGGRGGDRGGFRGGRGMDRGGFGGGRRGGPGGPPGPLMEQMGGRRGGRGGPGKMDKGEHRQERRDRPY; encoded by the exons atggcgTCCACGGATTACAGTACATACAGCCAAGCTGCAGCCCAGCAGGGCTACAGTGCATACACCGCCCAACCCACTCAAGGATATGCACAGACCACCCAGGCATATGGGCAGCAAAGTTATGGAACCTATGGACAGCCCACTGATGTCAGCTATACCCAAGCTCAGACCACTGCTACCTATGGGCAGACCGCCTATGCAACTTCTTATGGACAGCCTCCTGCTGGTTATACTACTCCAACTGCCCCCCAGGCATACAGCCAGCCTGTCCAGGGTTATGGCACTGGTGCTTACGATACCACCACTGCTACGGTCACTACCACCCAGGCCTCCTATGCAGCTCAGTCTGCTTATGGCATTCAACCTGCTTACCCAGCCTATGGGCAGCAGCCGGCAGCCACCACACCTGCAAGACCGCAGGATGGTAACAAACCCGCTGAGACTAGTCAACCTCAATCTAGCACAGGGGGTTACAACCAGCCCAGCCTAGGATATGGACAGAGTAACTACAGTTATCCCCAGGTACCTGGGAGCTACCCCATGCAGCCAGTCACGGCACCACCATCTTATCCTCCTACCAGCTACTCCTCTACACAGCCGACTAGTTATGATCAGAGCAGTTACTCTCAGCAGAACACCTATGGGCAGCCGAGCAGCTATGGACAGCAGAGTAGCTATGGTCAACAAAGCAGCTATGGGCAGCAGCCGCCCACTAGTTAT CCCCCCCAAACTGGATCCTACAGCCAGGCTCCAAGTCAATATAGCCAACAGAGCAGCAGCTACGGGCAGCAGAGTTCATTCCGACAGGACCACCCCAGTAGCATGGGTGTTTATGGGCAGGAGTCTGGAGGATTTTCCGGACCAGGAGAAAACCGGAGCATGAGTGGCCCTGATAAccggggcaggggaagagggggatTTGATCGTGGAGGCATGAGCAGAGGTGGGCGGGGAGGAGGACGCGGTGGAATGGGCGCTGGAGAGCGAGGTGGCTTCAATAAGCCTGGTGGACCCATGGATGAAGGACCAGATCTTGATCTAGGCCCACCTGTAGATCCAGATGAAGATTCTGACAACAGTGCAATTTATGTGCAAGGCTTAAATGACAATGTGACTTTAGATGATCTGGCTGACTTTTTTAAGCAGTGTGGAGTTGTTAAGATGAACAAGAGAACCGGACAACCCATGATTCATATCTACTTGGACAAGGAAACAGGAAAGCCCAAAGGTGACGCTACAGTGTCCTATGAAGACCCACCAACTGCCAAGGCCGCTGTGGAGTGGTTTGATGGGAAAGATTTTCAAGGGAGCAAACTTAAGGTGTCTCTTGCTCGGAAGAAGCCTCCAATGAACAGCCTGCGGGGTGGCATGCCGCCCCGTGAGGGCAGAGGGATGCCGCCGCCCCTCCGTGCAGGTCCAGGGGGCCCAGGAGGTCCTGGGGGCCCCATGGGTCGCATGGGAGGCCGTGGAGGAGACAGAGGTGGCTTTCCCCCAAGAGGGCCCCGGGGTTCTCGAGGGAACCCATCCGGAGGAGGAAATGTCCAGCACCGAGCTGGAGACTGGCAGTGCCCCAATCCGGGTTGTGGAAACCAGAACTTTGCCTGGAGAACAGAATGCAACCAGTGTAAGGCCCCGAAGCCTGAAGGCTTCCTTCCACCACCCTTTCCACCTCCTGGCGGTGACCGTGGCAGAGGTGGCCCTGGTGGAATGCGGGGCGGAAGAGGCGGCCTCATGGACCGCGGTGGTCCCGGTGGGATGTTCAGAGGTGGCCGTGGTGGAGACAGAGGGGGCTTCCGTGGTGGCCGGGGCATGGACCGAGGCGGTTTTGGTGGAGGAAGACGGGGTGGCCCCGGCGGACCCCCTGGACCTTTGATGGAACagatgggaggaagaagaggcgGGCGCGGAGGAcctggaaaaatggataaaggcGAGCACCGTCAGGAACGCAGAGACCGGCCCTACTAG